One stretch of Leptospira mtsangambouensis DNA includes these proteins:
- a CDS encoding YciI family protein, which translates to MKEFTLIFRNSNQEGERPSPDQMQKVLQEWMAWMANLSAKEQLADKGNRLAISDAKTVRPGNLVTDGPYTEIKEFINGYIVVRSESLTGAVEIAKGCPILKIGGNVEVRKVVTPDDHS; encoded by the coding sequence ATGAAAGAGTTCACATTAATTTTTCGAAATAGCAACCAAGAGGGAGAAAGACCATCCCCTGACCAAATGCAAAAAGTCTTACAAGAATGGATGGCTTGGATGGCAAATTTATCGGCTAAGGAACAATTGGCTGACAAAGGAAACCGTTTGGCGATTTCAGATGCAAAAACAGTTCGTCCGGGCAATTTGGTGACAGATGGACCTTACACAGAAATCAAAGAATTCATCAATGGTTATATCGTTGTTAGGTCAGAATCACTCACTGGTGCTGTTGAAATTGCGAAAGGTTGTCCAATTCTAAAAATCGGAGGGAATGTCGAAGTTAGAAAAGTCGTAACTCCTGATGACCATAGTTAA
- a CDS encoding sterol desaturase family protein yields the protein MFGGPVECDLVLDCVTKIGFTQGVLNFLRYYPIAGLAFLLFYVWRKDFFETYRIQKVYPKAEKVWKEFRQSAVTLLVFTLVAVTNITLMKAKIVPSAVYFGPVTSWSGIGYIFLSFALFTIWHETWFYWMHRFAHIKKVYPHVHSEHHQSVNPSPLAAYRFQATEAFLEAIYIVPFVMFVPVHFYVVLFHTFYAMILNIWWHLGYEFFPKGWASHPITKWINTSTHHNLHHQKFQGNYSLYFNVWDRLMGTNFPYYETYYEQVTEERDRKRKEQKPKKKAGAEVLVS from the coding sequence ATGTTTGGTGGACCAGTTGAGTGTGATTTAGTTTTAGATTGTGTTACCAAAATTGGTTTTACGCAAGGTGTTTTAAATTTCTTACGTTATTACCCAATTGCAGGGTTAGCATTTCTATTATTCTATGTTTGGCGAAAGGATTTTTTTGAAACCTATCGCATCCAAAAAGTTTATCCCAAGGCTGAAAAAGTTTGGAAAGAGTTTCGTCAATCCGCAGTGACATTACTTGTTTTCACATTAGTGGCAGTCACAAATATCACCTTGATGAAAGCAAAAATTGTCCCAAGTGCAGTGTACTTTGGGCCAGTTACCAGTTGGTCAGGAATCGGATATATTTTCCTTAGTTTCGCACTTTTTACGATTTGGCATGAAACTTGGTTCTATTGGATGCATAGGTTCGCTCATATCAAAAAAGTTTACCCACATGTCCATTCGGAACACCACCAATCAGTCAATCCTTCTCCACTTGCTGCTTACCGGTTCCAAGCCACTGAAGCATTTTTAGAAGCTATCTACATTGTTCCTTTTGTTATGTTTGTTCCTGTCCATTTTTATGTAGTCTTATTCCATACTTTTTATGCGATGATCCTGAATATTTGGTGGCATTTAGGATATGAGTTTTTCCCAAAAGGTTGGGCATCTCACCCCATAACCAAATGGATCAATACATCCACTCACCATAACCTCCACCACCAAAAATTCCAAGGCAACTACTCTCTATATTTTAATGTATGGGATCGTCTCATGGGAACCAACTTTCCTTACTATGAAACTTATTATGAACAAGTCACAGAAGAAAGAGATAGAAAACGAAAAGAACAAAAACCAAAGAAAAAAGCCGGAGCTGAAGTTTTAGTTTCTTAA
- a CDS encoding AraC family transcriptional regulator, whose amino-acid sequence MWNITSHLIVFSAGLSLLFAWGEFLRKNSSGQTKVQGLLFLFAAMFQAHTFLTTSGLYQFFPHFYLVHLPFTACIGALLKRYFSELWDESPNRNQFSFWELVPAVIVTILLTPFYLSSASEKIALHTKYLLEGVPLKFQITILFAVLPIFYAAFYVFTQMAKYIRLERFKSSAHLHLVGIVVGIGAFSSLVGVYTLFFHQRHGLELVSTLIAFLLIGIYLLRQKSPELWGEVQKIVIEEKKYQTSQLGGFNLETLQNQLLRLMAEEKIYRDDSINLEKLAKEMNLSEHQLSEYLNLHQKKNFFQLVNHYRIKEAKELFASHPERNILTIAYDVGFPSKSTFYDAFKREVGTSPSEFRKLLGK is encoded by the coding sequence ATGTGGAATATCACAAGTCATTTGATTGTTTTTTCTGCCGGACTTTCCCTGCTCTTTGCCTGGGGAGAATTTCTTAGAAAAAACTCGAGTGGGCAAACCAAAGTGCAAGGGTTATTATTTCTCTTTGCCGCAATGTTCCAAGCGCATACCTTTTTGACAACCAGTGGACTTTACCAATTTTTTCCGCATTTTTATTTGGTCCATTTGCCTTTCACGGCTTGCATTGGTGCCCTTCTCAAACGATATTTTTCAGAACTTTGGGACGAAAGCCCAAACAGGAATCAATTTTCCTTTTGGGAACTGGTGCCCGCTGTCATTGTGACCATTCTATTAACTCCTTTTTACCTTTCTTCTGCTTCCGAAAAAATTGCTCTGCATACAAAATATTTGTTAGAAGGAGTTCCACTTAAGTTTCAAATCACAATTCTTTTCGCAGTTTTACCTATATTTTATGCTGCTTTTTATGTTTTTACACAAATGGCAAAATACATTCGTTTGGAACGATTTAAAAGTTCGGCTCATCTTCATTTGGTGGGAATTGTCGTCGGGATTGGAGCTTTTTCGAGTTTAGTGGGAGTGTATACTTTATTTTTCCACCAAAGGCATGGATTAGAACTTGTTTCGACACTCATCGCGTTCCTTCTCATTGGCATATATCTTTTGCGACAAAAAAGCCCAGAATTATGGGGTGAAGTTCAGAAGATAGTCATCGAAGAAAAAAAATACCAAACCTCCCAATTAGGCGGTTTCAATTTAGAGACTCTTCAAAACCAACTTCTCCGTTTGATGGCAGAAGAAAAAATCTATCGGGATGACAGTATCAATTTAGAAAAATTAGCCAAAGAGATGAACCTTTCAGAACACCAACTATCCGAGTATTTGAACCTACACCAAAAGAAAAATTTTTTTCAATTGGTCAATCACTACCGCATCAAAGAAGCCAAAGAATTGTTTGCCTCCCATCCAGAAAGGAACATACTCACGATTGCTTACGACGTTGGGTTCCCTTCCAAATCCACTTTCTATGATGCCTTCAAACGGGAAGTAGGTACAAGTCCTAGCGAATTTAGAAAATTGCTTGGGAAATGA
- a CDS encoding ABC transporter permease translates to MDTIHRQSSFLWEGSNLEIHLPAVLTASETGKDWTAFFDILKKNPPRTIVVHAGNLEEADSSGISFLKLIRLECEQRKIQFALYGLGEQFRYRLSVSEDDSKKNKETHSNSLRRSEKIGKLTIDSLLEFKYLITFTGELTVSFWRSFLHPSKIRWKDTFRVAESMGVNAFPIIAMIGFLLGLIMSFQSAIPMRRFGAEIFVANLVGLSLFRELGPLMTAFILSGRSGSAFAAELGTMKVSEEIDALTTMGLPPVQFLIIPRLVASLLMTPLLTIVFNLFGLIGGAVVLISFGFPLITFINQVNLAVGLSDILGGLLKSYFFGMIIASIGCYRGLKTASGAGAVGESTTSAVVGSIILVSILDGIFSVLYFYLRI, encoded by the coding sequence GTGGATACCATTCATCGACAATCCTCCTTTCTTTGGGAAGGAAGCAACTTAGAAATCCATCTCCCGGCGGTTCTTACTGCTTCGGAAACGGGAAAAGATTGGACTGCCTTTTTCGATATCTTAAAAAAAAATCCCCCTCGCACAATCGTTGTACATGCAGGTAATTTGGAGGAAGCAGATTCTTCAGGGATTTCATTTTTAAAATTAATTCGATTGGAATGTGAACAAAGAAAAATCCAGTTCGCCTTGTATGGATTAGGTGAGCAATTTCGATACCGCCTAAGTGTTTCCGAAGACGATAGCAAAAAGAATAAGGAAACACATTCTAATTCTTTAAGAAGGTCAGAAAAAATCGGGAAACTAACCATTGATTCTTTGTTAGAATTCAAATATCTGATTACATTCACTGGTGAACTTACGGTTTCTTTTTGGCGTTCTTTTTTGCATCCTTCAAAAATCCGATGGAAAGACACCTTTCGTGTAGCGGAATCCATGGGAGTCAATGCATTCCCTATCATAGCGATGATTGGATTTTTACTTGGTCTTATCATGTCCTTTCAATCTGCAATTCCGATGCGAAGGTTTGGAGCAGAAATTTTTGTCGCCAATCTTGTGGGCCTTTCTTTGTTTCGGGAGCTTGGTCCGCTGATGACAGCTTTTATTCTTTCGGGAAGGTCTGGTTCTGCTTTTGCTGCGGAACTCGGCACCATGAAGGTTTCTGAAGAAATTGATGCACTGACTACGATGGGTCTTCCTCCTGTTCAATTTCTCATTATCCCTCGTTTGGTGGCGTCCTTACTTATGACTCCTCTCCTCACCATTGTTTTTAATTTATTCGGACTGATCGGTGGGGCAGTAGTGTTGATTAGTTTTGGTTTTCCACTCATTACTTTCATCAACCAAGTGAATTTGGCTGTGGGTTTGTCCGATATCTTAGGTGGGCTCTTAAAATCTTATTTTTTTGGGATGATCATTGCATCCATTGGTTGTTACCGAGGTCTAAAAACAGCATCAGGTGCAGGGGCTGTTGGGGAATCTACTACCTCAGCCGTTGTTGGTTCCATCATACTTGTTTCCATCTTAGATGGAATTTTTTCCGTCTTATACTTTTATCTACGAATATGA